A section of the Enterobacter sp. C2 genome encodes:
- a CDS encoding branched-chain amino acid ABC transporter substrate-binding protein, protein MKTNQRKTMRYKVLSATIALAALGGAAVNPAQADDTVIIGLAGPLTGPSARIGKDLENGAQLAIDDVNKTHPTIGGKAVTFKLQSEDDQSDPRTAVAVAQRLVDSEVAGVVGHWNTGTSIPAARIYHDAGIAQVAPVATGHAYTQQGFDTSFRVMGHDDDGGDYAAKYAVQTLKAKRIAVIDDRTAFGQGLADEFIKSLEAQGIKPVDRQYVDEKTVDFNAVLTAIRSKNADLVFFGGVDSQAAPLARRLKQLGMKATLMGAGGFVSQTFLSLAQKEGEGVVALEPGLPVDQMQGGKAFEQAYQSKYHTHIELHAPFAYDATRVLIAAMQKADSVDAGDYLPALRAINYTGVTGNIAFDEQGNLKNPSFTVYKVVNGKWEPQTVLGGSAK, encoded by the coding sequence ATGAAAACTAATCAACGTAAAACCATGCGATATAAAGTGCTAAGCGCCACGATCGCACTCGCCGCCCTCGGCGGAGCAGCGGTAAATCCGGCCCAGGCCGATGACACCGTGATTATCGGTCTGGCTGGCCCGCTGACCGGCCCGTCGGCGCGTATCGGCAAGGATCTGGAGAACGGCGCGCAACTTGCCATCGACGACGTGAATAAAACCCACCCGACGATTGGCGGCAAAGCGGTGACCTTTAAGCTGCAATCCGAGGACGACCAGTCCGATCCGCGTACCGCCGTCGCCGTGGCTCAGCGGCTGGTCGACAGCGAAGTGGCAGGGGTCGTCGGTCACTGGAACACCGGGACCAGCATTCCGGCAGCGCGTATCTATCACGATGCGGGCATCGCCCAGGTTGCCCCGGTCGCCACCGGTCACGCCTATACCCAACAGGGTTTTGACACCAGCTTCCGCGTGATGGGCCACGACGATGACGGCGGCGACTACGCGGCAAAATATGCCGTGCAGACGCTGAAGGCGAAGCGCATCGCGGTGATCGACGATCGTACTGCCTTCGGTCAGGGGCTGGCCGACGAGTTCATCAAGTCGCTGGAAGCGCAGGGCATCAAGCCGGTTGACCGCCAGTACGTTGATGAGAAGACCGTGGATTTCAACGCCGTGCTGACCGCCATCCGCAGCAAAAATGCCGACCTGGTCTTCTTCGGCGGCGTGGATAGCCAGGCGGCTCCGCTGGCGCGTCGTCTCAAACAGCTGGGCATGAAGGCCACGTTGATGGGTGCGGGCGGCTTCGTTAGCCAGACCTTCCTGAGCCTGGCGCAGAAAGAGGGCGAAGGCGTCGTGGCCCTGGAGCCGGGTCTGCCGGTGGATCAGATGCAGGGCGGGAAAGCGTTCGAGCAGGCCTACCAGTCTAAATACCATACCCATATCGAACTTCATGCGCCGTTTGCCTACGACGCCACCCGGGTGCTGATCGCTGCGATGCAGAAAGCCGACTCCGTTGATGCCGGGGACTATCTGCCTGCGTTGCGCGCCATTAACTATACCGGCGTGACCGGCAATATTGCCTTTGACGAGCAGGGCAACCTGAAAAATCCATCCTTTACCGTCTACAAAGTGGTGAACGGTAAGTGGGAACCCCAGACCGTGCTGGGCGGTAGCGCGAAGTAA
- a CDS encoding L-2-amino-thiazoline-4-carboxylic acid hydrolase has product MSCEQKQELGILARRKIEAEIIKPIYEILVREVGKARAQAVIGEAIEQAAIQAGQNFAAAEPKKADLRSFVDLQYLWEKDNALDVRVIEDDGQRYDYDVTRCRYAEMYHEMGLGEIGHLLSCARDDKFIVGYAPDVELTRTQTIMSGAPCCDFRYRVKNKEA; this is encoded by the coding sequence ATGAGCTGTGAGCAAAAACAAGAGCTGGGCATTCTCGCCCGCCGTAAAATTGAAGCTGAAATAATTAAACCTATCTATGAGATCCTGGTGCGTGAGGTGGGTAAAGCCCGCGCTCAGGCGGTGATTGGCGAAGCCATCGAGCAGGCGGCCATTCAGGCCGGGCAGAACTTTGCCGCGGCGGAGCCGAAAAAAGCGGATCTGCGCAGCTTTGTCGATCTGCAGTATCTCTGGGAGAAGGATAACGCTCTCGACGTGCGGGTGATTGAGGACGACGGCCAGCGCTACGACTATGACGTGACGCGCTGCCGCTACGCCGAGATGTACCACGAGATGGGACTCGGCGAGATCGGCCACCTGCTCTCCTGTGCCAGGGACGACAAGTTTATCGTCGGCTACGCGCCGGACGTTGAGCTAACCCGCACCCAGACCATTATGTCCGGCGCGCCGTGCTGCGATTTCCGCTATCGCGTCAAAAACAAGGAGGCGTGA
- a CDS encoding Zn-dependent hydrolase: MASPLQVDSARLWQTLNEFATLGATAGGGVTRLALSDEDRRGRDLLATWAQEAGFSCEVDRLGNMFMRRAGSNPHLAPVLTGSHGDSQPLGGNYDGIYGVLAGLEALRTLNDCGITTERDLILVNWTNEEGARFAPAMLASGVWTGVFSEAYALAREDRDGISVGQALAAIGYQGQRPAAAIPLHACYELHIEQGPLLEAEETDIGVVHAAMGQRWYEINLTGFAAHAGTTPMDLRRDALCAFAELTLAVETIGRRFAPDGRATIGSVQATPNSRNVVPSAVFCTVEFRHPETAALVAMEAALIEALNGLLARSIDVAWERIFDYAPVDFDKHCIARIEHATRELGYSQRRMVSGAGHDACYVNRVAPTAMIFIPCEKGISHNEAENITPQWSERGANVLLNTLLLAANER, from the coding sequence ATGGCGTCTCCTCTACAGGTTGATAGCGCGCGTCTGTGGCAGACCCTTAACGAGTTTGCCACGCTTGGGGCAACGGCAGGGGGCGGGGTGACCCGGCTGGCGCTGAGCGATGAGGATCGGCGCGGGCGCGACCTGCTCGCCACCTGGGCGCAGGAAGCGGGTTTTAGCTGTGAAGTTGACCGGCTGGGGAATATGTTTATGCGCCGGGCGGGCAGCAATCCCCATCTGGCCCCGGTGCTCACCGGCTCACACGGCGACTCCCAGCCGCTGGGCGGCAACTACGACGGTATCTACGGCGTGCTCGCCGGGCTGGAGGCGCTGCGCACCCTGAACGATTGCGGCATCACTACCGAGCGCGACCTCATTCTGGTGAACTGGACCAACGAAGAGGGGGCGCGTTTTGCCCCGGCGATGCTGGCCTCCGGCGTCTGGACCGGCGTATTCAGCGAAGCCTATGCTCTGGCGCGGGAGGATCGCGACGGCATCAGCGTGGGCCAGGCGCTGGCGGCTATCGGTTATCAGGGCCAACGTCCGGCGGCGGCTATTCCGCTGCACGCCTGCTATGAGCTGCATATTGAGCAGGGGCCGCTGCTCGAGGCGGAGGAGACGGATATCGGCGTGGTTCATGCTGCCATGGGTCAGCGCTGGTACGAGATCAACCTGACCGGCTTTGCTGCGCACGCGGGCACCACGCCAATGGATCTGCGTCGCGATGCTCTTTGTGCCTTTGCCGAGCTGACCCTGGCGGTTGAGACCATTGGCCGCCGCTTTGCGCCGGACGGGCGCGCCACTATAGGCAGCGTGCAGGCAACGCCTAACTCGCGCAACGTTGTACCGTCAGCGGTCTTCTGCACCGTGGAGTTTCGCCATCCAGAGACCGCTGCACTGGTGGCAATGGAGGCGGCGTTGATCGAGGCGCTGAACGGGCTGCTGGCCCGCAGTATCGACGTCGCCTGGGAGCGCATCTTTGACTACGCCCCGGTGGACTTTGATAAGCACTGCATTGCGCGCATCGAGCATGCTACCCGCGAACTGGGCTACTCCCAGCGCCGGATGGTCTCCGGTGCCGGTCACGACGCCTGCTACGTTAACCGCGTGGCACCCACCGCGATGATCTTTATCCCCTGTGAAAAGGGCATCAGCCATAACGAGGCGGAAAACATCACCCCGCAGTGGTCAGAGCGCGGGGCAAACGTGCTGCTCAATACCCTGCTGCTGGCGGCTAACGAACGCTGA
- the mcbA gene encoding DUF1471 family periplasmic protein McbA — translation MKKYLALAAALAFSAMTVSAFAAPQQLMRDDTGTLRPAGTVSAHGALSLDDLQDELAQKAREHGAKGFVIDSAGGENQMYGTATIYK, via the coding sequence ATGAAAAAATATCTGGCACTGGCTGCCGCCCTGGCGTTTTCCGCCATGACGGTCAGCGCCTTTGCCGCACCACAGCAGCTAATGAGAGACGATACCGGGACGCTGCGCCCGGCGGGCACGGTCTCTGCCCACGGCGCGCTAAGCCTGGACGATCTCCAGGACGAGCTGGCGCAAAAAGCCCGCGAGCATGGCGCAAAAGGGTTTGTGATTGACTCTGCTGGCGGTGAAAATCAGATGTACGGCACGGCAACCATCTACAAATGA
- the rlmF gene encoding 23S rRNA (adenine(1618)-N(6))-methyltransferase RlmF, translating into MNAQKPGLHPRNRHRSRYDLDALCIDEPNLRGFIIATPAGEPTVNFADPEAVKALNKALLAHFYGVKHWDIPDGFLCPPVPGRADYIHHLADLLAETSVDGAIPRQTSVLDIGTGANCIYPLIGHHEYGWRFTGTEVGDAAFASAQAIVTGNPGLTRAVRLRRQKDPAAILNGMIHKNEQYDATMCNPPFHDSAAAAQAGNDRKRRNLGQSEASGLNFGGQQQELWCEGGEVAFISKMIAESQAFGRQVLWFSSLVSRGENLPPLYRALTAAGAVKVVKKEMAQGQKQSRFIAWTFLDEAQRRRWAQTRFKA; encoded by the coding sequence ATGAATGCCCAGAAGCCGGGGTTACACCCGCGTAACCGTCACCGCAGCCGCTACGATCTCGACGCCCTTTGTATCGACGAACCCAACCTGCGCGGGTTTATTATCGCGACGCCTGCGGGTGAGCCGACGGTGAATTTCGCCGATCCCGAGGCCGTCAAGGCGTTAAACAAGGCGCTGCTGGCGCACTTCTATGGCGTGAAGCACTGGGATATTCCTGACGGTTTTCTCTGCCCGCCGGTGCCGGGGCGCGCGGATTATATCCACCATCTGGCGGATCTGCTGGCCGAAACCAGCGTCGACGGTGCGATCCCACGCCAGACGAGCGTGCTGGATATCGGCACCGGTGCAAACTGCATCTATCCGCTGATTGGCCACCACGAATACGGCTGGCGCTTTACCGGCACCGAGGTAGGTGATGCGGCCTTTGCCAGCGCCCAGGCGATTGTGACTGGCAATCCGGGTCTGACCCGTGCGGTACGCCTGCGTCGGCAGAAAGATCCGGCCGCCATTCTCAACGGCATGATCCACAAGAACGAGCAGTACGATGCCACAATGTGCAACCCACCGTTCCATGACTCGGCGGCAGCGGCGCAGGCGGGCAACGACCGCAAGCGGCGCAACCTTGGCCAGAGCGAGGCGAGCGGGCTTAACTTTGGCGGTCAGCAGCAGGAGCTGTGGTGCGAGGGTGGGGAAGTGGCGTTTATCAGCAAGATGATTGCCGAGAGCCAGGCCTTTGGCCGTCAGGTGCTGTGGTTCTCCTCGCTGGTGTCACGCGGCGAGAATCTGCCTCCGCTCTATCGCGCTCTGACCGCTGCCGGCGCGGTGAAGGTAGTGAAAAAAGAGATGGCCCAGGGGCAGAAGCAGAGCCGCTTCATTGCCTGGACCTTTTTAGATGAGGCCCAGCGTCGCCGCTGGGCACAGACGCGATTTAAAGCGTAG
- the ybiO gene encoding mechanosensitive channel protein, giving the protein MPWLLLLLSLFIMPLHAATIPGVTSTSAAPATSETTPAAEPDLEQKKAAYGALADVLENTSSREELIGQLRKVAATPPPEPVPTIAPPEEVAEEKTVLENLQDVSRHYGQELSSRFAQLYRNITGSPHKTFNPQTFINAAGHFLLLAGLVFVFYWLVRLCAFPLYRRMGKWGRRKNHDRANWLQLPAMIVGAFIIDLLLLTLTLFVGQLLSDNLNGGNRTIAFQQSLFLNAFALIEFFKAILRLIFCPHFPDLRPFSMKNEAAKYWHLRLSALSSLIGYGLLVAVPIISNQVNVQFGALANVLIMLCITSWALYLIFHNKTQIQEHLSQLADRSLAFFSLFIRAFALIWHWLACAYFVVLFFFSLFDPGNSLKFMMGATVRSLAIIGIAAFVSGMLSRWIAKRITLSAQVQRNYPELQKRVNGWLSTALKVARFLTVIVAIMLLLSAWGLFDFWNWLHNGAGEKTVDILIRIALILFFSAVGWTVLASLIENRLSSDIHGRPLPSARTRTLLTLFRNALAVVISTITVMIVLSEIGVNIAPLLAGAGALGLAISFGAQTLVKDIITGIFIQFENGMNTGDLVTIGPLTGTVERMSIRSVGVRQDTGAYHIIPWSSITTFANFVRGIGSIVANYDVDRHEDAEKANNALKAAVGELMEQEEIRKLIIGEPTFVGIVGLTNTAFTLRVTFTTQPLKQWTVRFALDSMVKKHFDLADVRPPVQTYQMLANPATAQPGAAEPGGGQALPPAQPTL; this is encoded by the coding sequence GTGCCTTGGTTACTGCTGCTGCTTAGCCTGTTCATCATGCCGCTCCATGCGGCCACCATCCCTGGCGTCACCTCCACGTCCGCAGCGCCTGCCACTAGCGAGACCACACCTGCCGCCGAGCCGGATCTGGAGCAGAAGAAAGCCGCCTACGGCGCGCTGGCGGACGTGCTGGAGAACACCAGCTCCCGGGAAGAGCTGATCGGCCAATTGCGTAAGGTTGCCGCCACGCCGCCACCGGAGCCGGTACCGACCATCGCTCCACCGGAAGAGGTCGCCGAAGAGAAGACGGTGCTGGAGAACCTACAGGACGTTAGCCGACACTACGGTCAGGAGCTCTCTTCCCGCTTTGCCCAGCTCTACCGCAACATTACCGGCTCGCCGCACAAGACCTTTAACCCCCAGACGTTTATCAACGCCGCCGGGCACTTCCTGCTGCTTGCCGGGCTGGTCTTTGTCTTCTACTGGCTGGTGCGCCTCTGCGCCTTCCCGCTCTACCGCAGGATGGGCAAGTGGGGACGCCGTAAGAATCATGACAGGGCCAACTGGTTACAGCTGCCCGCGATGATCGTCGGGGCATTTATTATCGACCTGCTGCTCCTGACACTCACCCTCTTTGTGGGCCAGCTGCTGAGCGATAACCTCAACGGCGGCAACCGCACCATTGCCTTTCAGCAGAGCCTGTTTCTCAACGCCTTTGCGCTTATTGAGTTCTTCAAAGCGATCCTGCGCCTGATCTTCTGCCCGCACTTCCCCGATCTGCGTCCTTTCTCGATGAAAAACGAGGCGGCGAAGTATTGGCACCTGCGCCTGAGCGCGCTGAGCAGCCTGATTGGCTATGGGCTGCTGGTAGCCGTGCCGATTATCTCTAACCAGGTTAACGTCCAGTTTGGCGCACTGGCCAACGTGCTGATCATGCTCTGTATCACCTCGTGGGCGCTCTATCTTATTTTTCACAACAAGACGCAGATCCAGGAGCACCTGTCCCAGCTTGCCGATCGCTCGCTGGCCTTCTTTAGCCTGTTTATTCGCGCCTTTGCGCTGATCTGGCACTGGCTGGCCTGCGCCTATTTCGTGGTGCTGTTCTTCTTTTCACTGTTCGATCCGGGCAACAGCCTGAAGTTTATGATGGGCGCGACGGTGCGTAGCCTGGCGATTATCGGCATTGCGGCCTTTGTTTCCGGCATGCTGTCGCGCTGGATTGCCAAGCGGATCACCCTCTCCGCTCAGGTGCAGCGTAACTACCCTGAGCTGCAGAAACGGGTCAACGGTTGGCTGTCGACGGCGCTAAAGGTGGCGCGTTTTCTTACCGTGATTGTTGCCATCATGCTGCTGCTTAGCGCGTGGGGCCTGTTCGATTTCTGGAACTGGCTGCACAACGGGGCGGGAGAGAAAACCGTTGATATTCTGATCCGTATCGCGCTGATCCTCTTCTTCTCGGCGGTGGGCTGGACGGTGCTGGCGAGCCTAATCGAAAATCGGCTCTCCTCTGATATTCACGGTCGGCCGCTGCCCAGCGCCCGTACTCGCACCCTGCTCACCCTGTTCCGCAACGCGCTGGCGGTGGTGATCAGCACCATTACGGTGATGATTGTGCTCTCCGAGATCGGGGTGAACATCGCCCCGCTGCTGGCCGGGGCCGGGGCACTGGGTCTGGCTATCTCCTTCGGGGCACAAACCCTGGTAAAAGATATTATCACCGGCATCTTTATTCAGTTTGAGAACGGGATGAACACCGGGGATCTGGTCACCATCGGGCCGCTAACCGGCACGGTAGAGCGAATGTCGATCCGCTCCGTCGGGGTGCGTCAGGATACCGGGGCCTACCACATCATTCCGTGGTCGTCGATTACCACCTTTGCCAACTTTGTACGCGGAATTGGTTCGATAGTGGCGAACTACGATGTCGATCGCCATGAGGATGCGGAGAAAGCCAATAACGCGCTGAAGGCAGCGGTGGGTGAGCTGATGGAGCAGGAGGAGATCCGCAAGCTGATCATTGGCGAGCCGACTTTCGTGGGCATTGTGGGTCTGACCAACACCGCCTTCACGCTGCGGGTGACCTTTACCACCCAGCCGCTGAAGCAGTGGACGGTGCGCTTTGCTCTCGACAGCATGGTGAAAAAGCACTTTGACCTTGCCGATGTGCGCCCGCCGGTGCAGACCTACCAGATGCTGGCTAACCCGGCAACCGCGCAGCCGGGGGCCGCAGAGCCAGGGGGCGGACAGGCCCTGCCCCCTGCACAACCTACGCTTTAA